One genomic region from Nocardia vinacea encodes:
- a CDS encoding NAD(P)-dependent oxidoreductase — MTMNDNKNVLLAGASGVLGAHITTALRQSGYTVISLSRGAGADVQADLMNRDQLLRAVEGRTVDTVVHAATALRKAPMRHKDMYATNALRITGTANLLEAARAVGARRVIAESVVLGYGYGDFGDHVLTEDDPFASTGDKAVEPHLEGMRVKEELMLNADGIEGISLRYGMFYGAGGTEAIIEMLRKRQLPTVNDHGRVLPWVDLADAGAAVALAVEGGKPGAAYNIVDDTPLGFGAYVKLVAETFGTPKPLTVPAWMMRPMSYAYRMTQASMRVSNAKAKTELGWTPRYPSCADGMRALAAAQHG; from the coding sequence ATGACCATGAACGACAACAAGAACGTATTGCTGGCCGGGGCGAGCGGAGTGCTGGGCGCCCACATCACCACCGCTCTCCGGCAGTCCGGCTACACCGTGATTTCGCTGTCCCGCGGCGCCGGGGCCGATGTCCAGGCCGATCTGATGAATCGCGACCAACTGCTGCGCGCGGTCGAGGGTCGCACCGTCGACACCGTGGTGCACGCGGCGACGGCACTGCGCAAGGCGCCCATGCGGCACAAGGATATGTACGCGACCAATGCGCTGCGGATCACCGGCACCGCCAACCTGCTGGAGGCCGCGCGCGCCGTCGGTGCCCGGCGGGTCATCGCCGAATCCGTGGTCCTCGGTTACGGCTACGGCGATTTCGGCGATCACGTGCTCACCGAGGACGACCCCTTCGCATCGACCGGCGACAAAGCGGTGGAACCCCACCTCGAAGGCATGCGGGTCAAGGAAGAGCTGATGCTGAATGCCGATGGGATCGAAGGGATCTCATTGCGCTACGGCATGTTCTACGGCGCGGGCGGCACAGAGGCCATTATCGAGATGCTGCGCAAGCGACAGCTGCCGACGGTGAACGATCACGGACGGGTGCTGCCGTGGGTCGATCTGGCCGATGCGGGTGCGGCGGTGGCGCTGGCCGTCGAAGGCGGAAAGCCCGGTGCCGCATACAACATCGTGGACGACACCCCGCTCGGCTTCGGTGCATACGTCAAGCTGGTGGCCGAAACCTTCGGCACACCAAAGCCATTGACCGTACCGGCCTGGATGATGCGGCCCATGTCGTACGCCTACCGCATGACGCAGGCCAGTATGCGAGTGTCCAATGCCAAGGCGAAGACGGAGCTCGGTTGGACACCGCGCTATCCGTCCTGCGCCGATGGCATGCGCGCTTTGGCCGCCGCGCAGCACGGCTAG
- a CDS encoding DUF4185 domain-containing protein has translation MFASSANYSCAPVILGVLLAGALTVPTPVVQAAQHPWAPPPVNSCGEIGFDPLNRAPDPNAPPPPPLPPLPPQIDIPVPVPEITPVPVPDPPPDNTRIDPEPLPTDPCRNPCPDIRDTPKPSDPATDPEPEGAPDTGSSSGSGSGSSSGSTSGSGSIRLPRIEFRPEIEPIPIPVPGPDGIEPQPAPPPIVHPDEPGPLTAAIAPPLVESVDLVGQVTGHGSANRTDMRWQVDGTDLGIMWETKPGEVAVAFGDTFGDGWTSGGVGGPDWRSNVLGYSTDHDLADGLGIDTMVQDSRCHATELLSSRKIKNWETTTIPTSGFAIGRRQFMSYMSVNHWSRIPGLWSTNYGGLAYSDDNGRTWVKDQHARWDNFFGLGRFQVAAMVPQGNYVYMFGTPNGRVGVIGLARVPKTEVLNKSAYQYWVGGTWAPAAENQATPLVLGMASELSVRFDKDTEQWQMVYLDSARSAIVMRSAASPQGAWTDGVQLVSTDDYPKAYGGFIHPWSTSEDLYFTISAWDSYNVYLMHAKIDPPH, from the coding sequence GTGTTCGCGTCGTCGGCCAATTATTCCTGTGCGCCCGTAATCCTGGGCGTGCTGCTCGCCGGAGCACTGACCGTACCGACGCCCGTCGTGCAGGCGGCGCAGCATCCGTGGGCGCCGCCGCCGGTGAACAGTTGTGGCGAGATCGGATTCGACCCGTTGAACCGGGCGCCGGACCCGAACGCACCGCCGCCTCCACCGCTGCCCCCTTTGCCCCCGCAGATCGATATCCCGGTACCGGTTCCCGAGATCACGCCGGTTCCGGTCCCTGATCCGCCGCCGGACAACACCCGGATCGATCCGGAACCGCTGCCCACCGACCCGTGCCGCAATCCGTGCCCGGATATTCGGGATACACCGAAGCCGTCGGATCCCGCCACCGATCCGGAACCGGAAGGCGCGCCCGACACCGGGTCCAGCTCCGGTTCCGGATCCGGCTCGAGCTCCGGTTCGACTTCGGGTTCCGGCTCGATCCGTCTGCCGCGCATAGAGTTCCGCCCGGAGATCGAACCCATTCCGATCCCGGTGCCCGGCCCCGACGGAATCGAACCGCAACCCGCACCACCGCCGATCGTGCACCCGGACGAACCCGGACCGCTGACAGCCGCCATCGCCCCGCCGCTGGTGGAGTCGGTGGATCTGGTCGGTCAGGTGACCGGGCACGGTTCGGCTAACCGCACCGATATGCGCTGGCAGGTCGACGGCACCGACCTCGGCATCATGTGGGAGACCAAACCGGGCGAGGTCGCCGTGGCCTTCGGCGACACCTTCGGCGACGGCTGGACCAGTGGCGGCGTGGGCGGACCCGATTGGCGCAGCAATGTACTCGGCTACAGCACCGACCACGATCTCGCCGACGGACTCGGCATCGACACCATGGTGCAGGACAGCCGTTGTCACGCCACCGAACTGCTGTCCAGCCGCAAGATCAAGAACTGGGAGACGACCACCATCCCGACCTCCGGGTTCGCGATCGGGCGGCGCCAGTTCATGAGCTATATGTCGGTGAACCACTGGAGCCGCATCCCCGGCCTGTGGTCGACCAATTACGGCGGGCTCGCGTACTCCGACGACAACGGCCGCACCTGGGTCAAGGATCAGCATGCCCGGTGGGACAACTTCTTCGGGCTCGGCCGGTTCCAGGTGGCGGCCATGGTCCCGCAGGGCAATTACGTCTATATGTTCGGCACGCCCAACGGCCGGGTCGGCGTGATCGGCCTGGCCAGGGTGCCGAAGACCGAGGTGCTGAACAAATCGGCCTACCAGTACTGGGTGGGTGGAACCTGGGCACCTGCGGCCGAAAACCAGGCCACGCCTTTGGTTCTCGGTATGGCAAGCGAGCTGTCGGTGCGCTTCGACAAGGACACCGAACAGTGGCAGATGGTCTATCTGGATTCGGCGCGCAGCGCGATCGTGATGCGCAGCGCGGCGAGCCCGCAGGGTGCCTGGACCGACGGTGTCCAGCTGGTCTCCACCGACGACTATCCGAAGGCCTACGGCGGCTTCATCCATCCGTGGTCGACGAGCGAGGATCTGTACTTCACCATCTCGGCGTGGGATAGCTACAACGTGTATCTCATGCACGCGAAGATCGATCCGCCGCACTGA
- a CDS encoding hydantoinase B/oxoprolinase family protein: MTSETPGWQFWIDRGGTFTDVVARRPDGKLVTHKLLSENPARYADSAVAGIREILADAGGTADIDAVRMGTTVATNALLERKGERTVLVITRGFRDALRIAYQNRPQIFAREIVLPELLHEHVIEVDERVTADGTVLTPPDLEALAAELKPLYDSGIRAVAVVCMHSHLYPEHEKAIGRVAREIGFPQISLSSEVSPLMKLVPRGDTTVVDAYLSPVLRRYVQQVADQLTGVRLMFMQSNGGLTEAGQFRGKDAILSGPAGGIVGMVRMSELAGFDRVIGFDMGGTSTDVSHFAGEYERVFITQIAGVRLRAPMLDIHTVAAGGGSILHFDGSRYRVGPDSAGAAPGPACYRGGGPLTVTDANVMLGRIQSAHFPRVFGPDGNAPLDDALVRNRFAELAAEIAESTGDDRTPEQVAEGYLEIAVANIAAAIKRISVQKGHDVTRYALTTFGGAGGQLACKVADSLGIRTVVVPPMAGVLSALGIGLADTTAMRERSVELPLHEESMDHVGEIADDLEAIARAELLDEDVPVHRVRIVRRAQLRYDGTDTTLTVELTEPAEMAADFVERHRSTYSFVLDRPIVIEALSVEAIGLTEPPDLADLAGPRAKSGEPESVRLHTGGVLREVFLYRRAELVPTKAVRGPAIITEANSTTVVDDGWQAVVNDLGHLIMERVEAVAGPEAGTEADPVLLEVFNNLFMSIAEQMGARLESTAQSVNIKERLDFSCALFDPDGNLVANAPHIPVHLGSMGTSVKEVIRRRQAGGMRPGDTYAVNDPYHGGTHLPDVTVITPVFDTAGAEILFYVASRGHHAEIGGIAPGSMPANSRRIEEEGVIFDNWLLVEDGRFREDETLRLLTEAPYPSRNPATNLADLRAQIAANAKGVEEVRKMIEHFGLDVVEAYMRHVQDNAEESVRRVIDALDDGEYAYATDLGATIRVRITVDRENRSATIDFSGTSGQLDGNFNAPYAVVNAAVLYVFRTLVADDIPLNDGCLRPLRIIVPPGSMLAPEPPAAVVAGNVETSQAITGALYAALGVQAEGSGTMNNITFGNDRSQYYETIGSGSGAGDGFDGAPVVQTHMTNSRLTDPEVLEWRLPVLLEEFSVRAGSGGTGRWRGGDGAVRRLRFTEPVTVSTLSSHRRVPPYGMAGGAPGALGRNRIERADGTVQDLSGADSAHLDPGDVLVIETPGGGGYGN, from the coding sequence GTGACGAGCGAGACACCGGGCTGGCAGTTCTGGATCGATCGGGGCGGCACATTTACCGATGTGGTGGCCCGTCGACCCGACGGCAAGCTCGTCACGCACAAGCTGCTCTCGGAGAATCCGGCGCGCTATGCCGACTCCGCGGTGGCAGGCATTCGCGAAATCCTCGCCGACGCGGGCGGCACCGCCGATATCGATGCCGTCCGGATGGGCACAACGGTCGCGACCAACGCGCTGCTCGAGCGCAAAGGCGAACGCACCGTGCTGGTCATCACGCGCGGCTTCCGCGACGCATTGCGCATCGCCTATCAGAATCGGCCGCAGATCTTCGCGCGGGAGATCGTGCTGCCGGAGTTGCTACACGAGCACGTGATCGAGGTGGACGAGCGCGTCACGGCGGATGGCACGGTGCTGACCCCGCCGGATCTCGAAGCACTGGCGGCCGAACTGAAGCCGTTGTACGACAGTGGTATCCGCGCCGTCGCCGTCGTCTGCATGCATTCCCATCTTTATCCCGAACACGAAAAGGCGATCGGCAGGGTCGCGCGCGAAATCGGATTTCCGCAGATCTCGCTGTCCAGCGAGGTGAGCCCGCTGATGAAGCTGGTGCCGCGCGGGGACACCACGGTGGTGGACGCCTATCTCTCACCGGTGCTGCGCCGCTACGTCCAGCAGGTCGCCGACCAGCTCACGGGTGTGCGGCTGATGTTCATGCAGTCCAATGGCGGACTCACCGAGGCCGGGCAGTTCCGCGGTAAGGACGCCATCCTGTCCGGTCCGGCGGGCGGCATCGTCGGCATGGTGCGGATGTCCGAACTCGCCGGATTCGACCGCGTCATCGGCTTCGATATGGGTGGAACCTCCACGGACGTATCGCATTTCGCGGGCGAGTACGAGCGAGTGTTCATCACGCAGATCGCCGGTGTCCGGTTGCGCGCGCCGATGCTCGATATCCATACCGTCGCGGCGGGTGGCGGTTCGATCCTGCATTTCGACGGCAGCCGCTACCGTGTCGGACCCGATTCCGCGGGCGCGGCACCCGGACCGGCCTGTTATCGCGGCGGCGGACCGCTGACGGTCACTGATGCCAACGTGATGCTCGGCCGCATCCAATCCGCACATTTTCCAAGGGTTTTCGGGCCGGATGGCAATGCGCCGCTCGATGATGCGCTGGTACGCAACCGATTCGCGGAACTGGCCGCCGAAATCGCGGAGAGCACCGGTGACGATCGCACACCGGAACAGGTCGCCGAGGGCTATCTCGAAATCGCGGTCGCCAATATCGCCGCCGCCATCAAGCGGATCTCGGTGCAGAAGGGCCACGATGTGACCCGGTACGCGCTGACCACCTTCGGCGGCGCGGGCGGCCAACTCGCCTGCAAGGTGGCCGATTCCCTCGGCATTCGCACCGTTGTGGTGCCGCCCATGGCCGGTGTGCTCTCCGCCCTCGGTATCGGTCTCGCCGATACCACCGCCATGCGCGAACGTTCGGTGGAGTTGCCGCTGCACGAGGAGTCGATGGACCATGTCGGCGAGATCGCCGATGATCTGGAGGCCATCGCTCGCGCCGAACTACTCGATGAGGACGTGCCTGTGCACCGGGTGCGTATCGTGCGGCGCGCCCAGCTGCGCTACGACGGCACCGACACCACGCTCACCGTCGAACTCACCGAACCGGCGGAGATGGCAGCGGATTTCGTCGAACGACACCGCAGCACCTACTCCTTCGTGCTGGACCGCCCGATCGTGATCGAGGCGCTTTCGGTCGAGGCGATCGGGCTCACCGAACCACCCGATCTCGCCGACCTGGCCGGGCCGCGCGCAAAATCAGGCGAGCCGGAGTCGGTGCGACTGCATACCGGTGGCGTTCTGCGCGAGGTATTCCTTTACCGGCGTGCGGAATTGGTGCCGACGAAAGCGGTGCGCGGGCCCGCGATCATTACCGAGGCCAACTCCACCACGGTCGTCGACGACGGTTGGCAGGCCGTGGTGAACGACCTCGGACATCTGATCATGGAACGGGTCGAAGCGGTGGCCGGACCAGAGGCGGGCACCGAAGCGGACCCCGTGCTGCTGGAGGTCTTCAACAATCTGTTCATGTCCATCGCCGAGCAGATGGGCGCGCGGCTGGAGTCGACCGCGCAGTCGGTCAATATCAAAGAGCGCCTGGACTTCTCGTGCGCGCTCTTCGATCCCGACGGCAATCTCGTCGCCAATGCGCCGCATATTCCGGTCCATCTCGGATCGATGGGGACCAGCGTCAAGGAGGTCATCCGGCGCAGGCAGGCCGGAGGCATGCGCCCCGGTGACACCTACGCCGTCAACGATCCCTACCACGGCGGCACCCATCTGCCCGATGTCACGGTGATCACGCCGGTATTCGACACCGCGGGCGCCGAGATCCTCTTCTATGTCGCATCACGCGGCCATCACGCCGAAATCGGCGGTATCGCGCCCGGTTCGATGCCGGCGAACAGCCGTCGCATCGAGGAAGAGGGCGTCATCTTCGACAACTGGCTGCTCGTCGAGGACGGCCGGTTCCGCGAGGACGAGACGCTGCGCTTGCTCACCGAAGCGCCGTACCCGTCCCGCAATCCGGCCACCAACCTCGCCGATCTGCGCGCCCAGATCGCCGCCAATGCCAAGGGTGTCGAAGAAGTCCGGAAGATGATCGAGCACTTCGGGCTCGACGTCGTCGAGGCGTATATGCGGCATGTGCAGGACAATGCGGAGGAATCGGTGCGGCGCGTCATCGATGCGCTCGACGACGGCGAATACGCCTATGCGACCGACCTGGGTGCGACCATTCGCGTTCGGATCACCGTGGATCGGGAAAACCGCAGCGCCACTATCGATTTCAGTGGTACCTCCGGGCAGCTCGACGGTAACTTCAACGCCCCCTATGCCGTTGTGAACGCGGCGGTCCTGTATGTCTTCCGCACGCTGGTCGCCGACGATATTCCGCTCAACGACGGCTGCCTGCGACCACTGCGGATCATCGTGCCGCCCGGTTCGATGCTCGCGCCCGAACCGCCCGCCGCGGTCGTCGCGGGCAATGTCGAGACCTCCCAGGCGATTACCGGCGCGCTGTACGCGGCGCTCGGGGTGCAGGCCGAGGGGTCGGGCACGATGAACAACATCACCTTCGGCAATGATCGCAGCCAGTACTACGAGACGATCGGATCCGGATCGGGTGCCGGCGACGGTTTCGACGGCGCTCCGGTGGTCCAGACCCATATGACCAACTCCCGGCTCACCGATCCGGAGGTGCTGGAGTGGCGACTGCCGGTGCTGCTCGAGGAGTTCTCGGTACGCGCGGGGAGCGGAGGTACCGGTCGATGGCGTGGTGGTGACGGTGCGGTGCGTCGGCTGCGATTCACCGAGCCGGTGACGGTCTCGACGCTGTCGAGTCATCGCCGGGTGCCGCCGTACGGCATGGCGGGCGGCGCGCCCGGCGCCCTCGGCCGAAACCGGATCGAGCGTGCCGATGGCACGGTGCAGGACCTGAGCGGGGCGGATTCGGCGCACCTCGACCCCGGGGATGTGCTGGTCATCGAGACGCCCGGCGGCGGCGGGTACGGGAACTGA